In Candidatus Pantoea floridensis, the genomic window GTTAGCCTGAGAAAAGTGTTTACTACCAAAAAAGCCGCGATGTGCGGAGAGCGGAGAGGGATGTGGCGCCTTCAATACATGATGTCGCTGAGTATCGATGATGCTGCCTTTCTTCTGCGCGTGCGATCCCCACAGCAAGAAAATCACGCCTTCGCGATGTTGATTGATGGCGCTGATGACGTTATCCGTAAAGGTTTCCCAGCCAAAGCGCGCGTGTGAATGCGCCTTACTGGCTTCCACCGTCAACACGGTGTTCAACAACATCACGCCTTGCGTCGCCCAGCTTTCAAGAAAACCGTGCTGCGGACGAATAAAGCCGGGAATATCCTGCTCTAATTCTTTGTACATATTTAGCAGTGACGGCGGAATAGCCACGCCTGGCAGCACCGAAAAGGCC contains:
- the ung gene encoding uracil-DNA glycosylase: MAEKLTWHDVLAEEKEKPYFVETLKAVANERAAGVTVYPPQKDVFNAFRLTELGDIKMVILGQDPYHGPNQAHGLAFSVLPGVAIPPSLLNMYKELEQDIPGFIRPQHGFLESWATQGVMLLNTVLTVEASKAHSHARFGWETFTDNVISAINQHREGVIFLLWGSHAQKKGSIIDTQRHHVLKAPHPSPLSAHRGFFGSKHFSQANALLSQSGQTPIDWMPILP